Proteins encoded in a region of the Magnetospirillum sp. genome:
- a CDS encoding class I SAM-dependent methyltransferase translates to MTDKDQARTATIADFGAQWTRFTANDGFYGSQALWQDIVGPLVPPDGFAGRHVLDIGSGTGRIVNMLLDAGAAHVTAVEPSAGFATLVANTAQYGDRVRLLNMRGDELPADVAGLDWAVSIGVLHHIPDPLPVAKAARRSLAPGGKMLIWVYGREGNGLYLALALPLRALVRLLPRRASEALAWALTVPLSAYAALCRRIPGLPLGRYLARVISPLTWSKRMLVVYDQLAPNWAEYYTQARVRALLTDAGFVDISLHHRHGYSWTAVATNPAS, encoded by the coding sequence ATGACCGACAAGGACCAGGCGCGTACCGCCACGATCGCCGATTTCGGCGCGCAATGGACGCGTTTCACCGCAAACGACGGCTTCTACGGCAGCCAGGCGCTTTGGCAGGACATTGTCGGGCCGCTGGTGCCGCCGGACGGTTTTGCCGGCCGCCACGTGCTCGACATCGGCAGCGGCACGGGCCGCATCGTCAATATGCTGCTCGATGCCGGTGCCGCCCATGTCACGGCCGTCGAACCGTCGGCAGGCTTTGCCACGCTCGTCGCCAACACGGCGCAGTACGGCGACCGGGTGCGCCTGTTGAACATGCGCGGCGACGAGTTGCCGGCCGATGTCGCCGGTCTCGATTGGGCGGTTTCGATCGGCGTGCTGCACCATATTCCAGATCCGCTGCCGGTCGCGAAGGCCGCACGCCGCAGCCTCGCACCCGGCGGCAAAATGCTGATCTGGGTCTATGGGCGCGAAGGCAATGGCCTCTATCTGGCGCTGGCCTTGCCGCTGCGCGCCCTCGTGCGCTTGTTGCCGCGCCGGGCGAGCGAGGCATTGGCCTGGGCGCTCACGGTGCCGCTGTCGGCCTATGCCGCCTTGTGCCGCCGGATTCCCGGCTTGCCGCTTGGGCGCTATCTGGCGCGCGTGATTTCGCCGCTGACTTGGTCCAAGCGCATGCTTGTCGTCTACGATCAGCTTGCGCCGAATTGGGCTGAATACTACACGCAAGCGCGTGTTCGCGCTTTGTTGACCGATGCAGGCTTCGTCGATATAAGCCTGCATCATCGCCACGGCTACAGCTGGACCGCCGTCGCCACGAATCCGGCATCTTGA
- a CDS encoding class I SAM-dependent methyltransferase, which yields MSQASNPCPVCGGARRDWATKQGRLVQRCVACRLVLVPAGVATGPTGVSIYEEEVPIFAADGNLDYYLDDAQFENFRIKLDWVRRYLPDGARLLDAGANYGHFLKLAQAVYRTEGFDISPAAVAYSRTQFGVDNVVASIYALPAERSGPYDGIVNFDVIEHVDDPRRALQALRATMKPGALLFVTTPDAGSLVATLMGLRWHYLDPVQHIVLFDRANLQSLLAQTGFETLAMRTIGHRYRLSYVLDRLCYLNRDGVLSMPLRLARWLLRPLRGLSVAINAGDVMGIVARRSDGPNAA from the coding sequence ATGTCACAAGCATCGAACCCTTGTCCCGTTTGCGGCGGCGCGCGCCGCGATTGGGCGACCAAACAGGGGCGGCTCGTGCAGCGCTGCGTCGCTTGCCGCCTCGTGCTCGTACCCGCAGGCGTCGCGACCGGCCCGACGGGCGTCAGCATCTACGAAGAAGAGGTGCCGATTTTCGCCGCCGACGGCAATCTCGACTACTATCTCGACGACGCGCAGTTCGAGAATTTTCGCATCAAGCTCGACTGGGTGCGACGCTATCTGCCCGATGGCGCGCGTCTTCTCGATGCCGGTGCCAATTACGGCCATTTCCTCAAGCTCGCGCAGGCGGTCTACCGCACCGAAGGCTTCGACATCAGCCCTGCCGCGGTCGCCTATTCGCGCACGCAGTTCGGCGTCGACAATGTCGTGGCCTCGATCTACGCGCTGCCCGCCGAACGCAGCGGCCCCTACGACGGCATCGTCAATTTCGACGTGATCGAGCATGTCGACGATCCGCGCCGCGCCCTTCAAGCGCTGCGCGCGACCATGAAGCCGGGTGCGCTGCTGTTCGTGACCACGCCCGATGCGGGCAGCCTTGTGGCAACGCTGATGGGCCTGCGCTGGCACTATCTCGACCCCGTGCAGCACATCGTGCTGTTCGACCGCGCCAACCTGCAAAGCCTGCTGGCGCAGACCGGCTTCGAGACGCTGGCAATGCGCACGATCGGGCATCGCTATCGCTTGAGCTACGTGCTCGACCGGCTGTGCTATCTCAACCGCGACGGCGTGCTGAGCATGCCGCTGCGCCTCGCGCGCTGGCTGCTGCGCCCGTTGCGCGGCCTGTCGGTCGCGATCAATGCGGGCGACGTGATGGGCATCGTTGCGCGCCGCAGCGACGGACCCAACGCAGCATGA